The proteins below come from a single Chryseobacterium nepalense genomic window:
- a CDS encoding baseplate J/gp47 family protein — protein sequence MKKTDTFSHYREGKSQMQRFLAELDPGNLELHDFDLFDWLLFANNFAQRVNYFDKDDNTTPKGNWGNFFLGDDDNAVPRRESIEYKSMKKQVTDLISQFEQDSNLTPHLTLFVCFLKLLDFSKKAFNNLTKRHLDFYYNEILQIEKNEARPDKVYVIFELAKKAIQERIPGGTLLDGDKDANGKKRVYKTGEELVANQAKVVEIKSFLNDVKKRELKMAPVANSVDGLGDKLPEESNYWWPFGYNADETVSEKSIYKELPKAKLGFAIASSLFDLEEGERIITVKIDFTKNSAQKFQDLSAGDIENNIKVLCSGQKEWISGMALKCVRKSADQLVLSFTLTKDFPAVVKYNKDVLLQTFQTDFPVVRFVIEGEKYYTLYEALSEKLVKNVEVAVEVKGVKSLQIENDSNILNAEKPYYPFTAQPVKGSNFYIKCPEMFSKKWEKADITINWKNTPDSITNLYSGYVIQPNQNISVKQFESLEGPSIVRSDAYFTADTALLEKEVWREKGNNIELFRKMENGYKTQFSIQNTNTDPGTSEAIRLTINQSALQDVYPKLYTLALSSDPAKNKLVPNEPYIPFAEDIELNYSAREIAYSYLDKDFNGKAAKNKGVQLYHEDVFGQYEKETETKSIVPVHENGGELYIGLEAVKQTTVSLLIQMLEGSENPLVDTFEEKEFIEWHILSGNTWIDLSQNMLKNETRKFLESGIVKFKIPKDNNTSHTMLTDGLVWIRARSKRSYDAVCKIQGIYTQAVLATFQDQGNDVAHLANGLPADTISKLITRVPQVKSVSQPYNSFDGKYKEADSEFYRRVSERLRHKHRAITQWDYENLVLQEFPEVFKVKCLNHTSEKSYMAPGHVTLMVVPNIRNKNAFDVYQPRVSRASLNKIQKYVNELNTMHVKAQVINPNYKEAKIQATVKIFENFDEVFYMKQLDEDIKKYISPWAFTDSKDIDFNVELNVNHLINYLEQLYYVDYIDEIKILVNDVIQKKSLIEVDPKSILVSAKQHQITIAEQVCI from the coding sequence ATGAAAAAAACAGATACATTTTCACATTATCGTGAAGGAAAATCACAAATGCAGCGCTTTTTAGCAGAATTAGATCCGGGCAATCTTGAATTACACGATTTCGATTTGTTTGACTGGCTATTATTCGCAAATAATTTTGCTCAGCGTGTAAACTATTTCGATAAAGATGATAATACAACACCCAAAGGAAACTGGGGAAACTTTTTCCTGGGTGATGATGACAATGCTGTACCGAGAAGGGAAAGCATTGAATATAAAAGTATGAAAAAACAGGTTACAGATCTTATTTCCCAGTTTGAACAGGACAGCAACCTGACTCCCCACCTCACCCTGTTTGTCTGCTTTTTAAAATTATTGGATTTCTCAAAAAAAGCTTTTAATAATTTAACCAAAAGACATCTGGATTTCTATTATAACGAAATTCTTCAGATTGAAAAAAATGAGGCAAGACCTGATAAAGTCTATGTGATTTTTGAATTAGCCAAAAAAGCAATCCAGGAAAGGATTCCCGGCGGAACATTGCTGGATGGTGATAAAGACGCCAACGGAAAAAAACGCGTTTACAAAACAGGCGAAGAGCTTGTTGCCAACCAGGCAAAAGTTGTGGAGATTAAAAGCTTTCTCAATGATGTTAAAAAAAGAGAGCTGAAGATGGCGCCGGTTGCCAATTCGGTAGATGGTTTAGGAGATAAACTCCCGGAGGAAAGCAATTACTGGTGGCCTTTCGGTTATAATGCTGATGAAACTGTTTCCGAAAAATCCATTTACAAGGAACTCCCGAAAGCGAAACTCGGTTTTGCAATCGCATCATCATTATTTGATCTGGAAGAAGGCGAGAGAATCATTACCGTGAAAATTGATTTTACTAAAAATTCTGCTCAGAAGTTTCAGGATTTATCAGCCGGAGATATCGAAAATAATATCAAAGTATTGTGCAGCGGACAAAAAGAATGGATCTCCGGAATGGCTTTGAAATGTGTAAGGAAAAGTGCAGATCAGCTGGTGCTTTCCTTTACATTAACCAAAGATTTTCCAGCCGTGGTAAAATACAATAAGGATGTTTTGCTGCAAACGTTCCAGACTGATTTTCCTGTGGTAAGATTCGTGATTGAAGGAGAAAAATACTATACGCTTTATGAGGCACTTTCGGAAAAGCTGGTGAAAAATGTTGAAGTAGCGGTAGAGGTAAAAGGCGTAAAATCTCTTCAGATCGAAAACGACAGCAATATACTGAACGCAGAAAAACCTTATTATCCGTTCACTGCACAACCTGTTAAAGGATCTAATTTTTACATCAAATGTCCTGAAATGTTTTCCAAAAAATGGGAAAAAGCAGACATCACCATCAATTGGAAAAACACACCGGATTCAATAACTAATTTATACAGCGGGTATGTAATTCAGCCGAATCAAAATATCAGTGTAAAACAATTTGAGTCGTTAGAAGGTCCGTCAATTGTCCGTTCGGATGCTTATTTCACGGCAGATACTGCGCTATTGGAAAAAGAAGTATGGCGAGAGAAAGGCAATAATATTGAACTGTTCAGGAAAATGGAAAACGGATATAAAACACAATTTTCCATCCAAAACACCAATACCGATCCCGGAACGAGCGAGGCTATCAGATTAACAATAAACCAGTCGGCATTACAGGATGTGTACCCTAAATTATATACTTTGGCACTATCCAGCGATCCTGCTAAAAATAAGCTTGTTCCGAACGAACCATACATTCCTTTTGCGGAAGATATCGAACTGAATTACAGTGCAAGAGAAATTGCTTATTCTTATCTAGATAAAGATTTCAATGGAAAAGCTGCCAAAAACAAAGGTGTACAGTTGTACCACGAAGACGTATTCGGGCAATATGAAAAAGAAACTGAAACGAAAAGCATCGTCCCCGTACATGAAAATGGAGGTGAGCTGTACATCGGTCTTGAAGCTGTAAAACAAACCACTGTTTCCCTGTTGATCCAGATGCTGGAAGGAAGTGAAAATCCTTTAGTGGATACTTTCGAGGAAAAAGAGTTTATCGAATGGCATATTCTGTCCGGCAATACATGGATCGACCTTTCACAAAATATGCTGAAAAACGAAACAAGAAAATTCCTGGAATCCGGTATCGTAAAGTTTAAGATCCCGAAAGACAACAACACCAGCCATACAATGCTTACAGACGGACTGGTGTGGATCAGGGCCAGATCAAAAAGAAGCTATGATGCTGTTTGTAAAATTCAGGGAATATACACACAGGCAGTTTTAGCAACATTCCAAGATCAGGGTAACGATGTGGCGCATTTGGCCAACGGTTTGCCGGCCGACACGATTTCGAAACTAATAACCAGGGTTCCTCAGGTAAAATCGGTTAGCCAGCCATACAATTCGTTCGACGGAAAGTACAAAGAAGCCGATTCTGAATTTTACAGAAGAGTAAGCGAGCGTCTGAGACACAAACACAGGGCTATTACACAATGGGATTATGAAAACCTTGTATTGCAGGAGTTTCCGGAAGTTTTCAAAGTGAAATGTTTAAACCATACCTCTGAAAAATCATATATGGCCCCCGGACATGTTACATTGATGGTGGTGCCGAATATCAGAAATAAAAATGCTTTCGACGTCTACCAGCCAAGAGTGAGCAGGGCCAGCCTCAACAAAATTCAGAAATATGTAAATGAATTAAATACAATGCACGTTAAAGCTCAGGTAATTAATCCTAATTATAAAGAAGCAAAAATACAGGCTACTGTAAAGATCTTTGAAAATTTTGATGAAGTATTCTACATGAAACAATTGGACGAAGACATAAAGAAATACATTTCGCCATGGGCCTTCACAGATTCTAAAGACATTGATTTTAATGTCGAACTGAATGTTAATCATCTCATCAACTACCTGGAGCAGCTGTATTACGTAGATTATATTGATGAAATCAAAATACTGGTAAATGATGTGATACAAAAGAAATCTTTAATAGAAGTAGATCCGAAATCCATTCTCGTATCTGCAAAACAGCACCAAATTACTATCGCAGAACAAGTATGTATTTAA
- a CDS encoding GPW/gp25 family protein — protein MKINTDFLGTGWSFPPEFNETEGKLAMTSDVEDINNSLMILLSTRPGERVMFPNYGCDLQEMLFKPLDLTLITQMKGIVERAILYHEPRINILSIEINAQDEIEGEILIEINYEVRNTNTRSNMVFPFYKEEATEI, from the coding sequence ATGAAAATAAATACAGATTTTTTAGGAACAGGCTGGAGCTTTCCGCCAGAATTTAATGAGACTGAAGGAAAGCTGGCAATGACATCAGATGTGGAAGACATCAATAACAGCCTTATGATTCTCCTGTCTACACGTCCCGGTGAACGCGTCATGTTCCCGAATTACGGATGTGACCTGCAGGAAATGCTATTTAAGCCACTGGACTTAACGCTCATTACACAAATGAAAGGAATCGTTGAGCGTGCTATTTTATATCACGAACCTCGAATCAATATTTTAAGTATTGAAATTAATGCTCAGGACGAAATTGAAGGGGAAATTTTAATAGAAATTAACTACGAAGTAAGAAATACGAATACAAGAAGCAATATGGTTTTTCCTTTTTACAAAGAAGAAGCTACCGAAATATAA
- a CDS encoding PAAR domain-containing protein — translation MKPAARITDMHTCPMVTGNVPHVGGPIIPAGEPTVLIGGKPAARVGDKAVCTGPLDTIASGSSSVMIGGKPAARMGDSTAHGGVISAGEATVLIGG, via the coding sequence ATGAAACCGGCAGCAAGAATTACAGACATGCATACCTGTCCTATGGTTACAGGAAATGTTCCGCATGTAGGCGGACCCATCATTCCGGCGGGAGAACCTACAGTACTTATCGGCGGGAAACCGGCCGCAAGAGTAGGGGATAAAGCCGTATGCACAGGTCCTTTAGATACCATTGCATCAGGATCTTCAAGCGTAATGATCGGTGGAAAACCGGCCGCAAGAATGGGAGATTCTACGGCACACGGAGGAGTGATCTCCGCAGGTGAAGCTACTGTTTTAATAGGCGGATAA
- the vgrG gene encoding type VI secretion system tip protein VgrG, with the protein MNNSGYIQTAKNPDLTTFKVMSGGTELPGKYGVKSIIVEKEVNRIPYARIVILDGSVPEQDFKLSNEELLIPGKEIEITAGYHSKEETIFKGVVVKHNIKVRNGSSYLIIECRDKAVKMTLGRKSKYFYDSKDSDIIEELIGNSGTTADVEATSNTHKELVQFQSSDWDFMLTRAQTNGKLCFVDDGTVKVAKPDFSGEAVETVVFGSSVHEFDGEIDARDQFSKITAKTWSYTDQELTQVEAQDPAISLNGNLSSGDLAKVFGIEDLQLKHGGNLTQDELQQWGDAKATFQQLAKTRGRVKFQGIPSVKPGVTLTLQGVGDRFNGKIYVTGIRHEIIDGNWLVDAQFGLSPTWFSETYDVSEMPGSGIIPAISGLHVGIVSQLESDPDGEDRILVQIPIINNEEEGIWARIATLDAGENRGSFFRPEIGDEVIIGFINDDPNDAVVLGMLNSSTKPAPIVASDDNHEKGFVTRSEMKMIFNDDKISYTLETPKGKKIIVDEDADIIKIEDEHANTFILNKDGISMDSSKDIKIKAKGDISMEGVNINVKASAQLKAEGSSGSELKSGAVTVVKGSQVKIN; encoded by the coding sequence ATGAACAATAGCGGATATATACAAACAGCAAAAAATCCGGATCTGACTACTTTTAAAGTAATGTCCGGAGGTACCGAATTGCCTGGGAAATATGGTGTGAAAAGCATTATCGTAGAAAAAGAAGTCAACAGAATTCCTTATGCCCGCATTGTTATTTTAGATGGTAGTGTACCGGAACAGGATTTCAAACTCAGCAATGAAGAATTACTGATTCCCGGAAAAGAAATTGAAATCACTGCCGGATACCATTCTAAAGAAGAAACGATTTTTAAGGGAGTGGTTGTAAAGCATAATATTAAAGTCAGAAACGGATCTTCTTATCTCATCATCGAATGCAGGGATAAGGCAGTAAAAATGACACTGGGAAGAAAAAGCAAATATTTCTATGACAGCAAAGACAGTGATATCATCGAGGAACTGATTGGCAACAGCGGAACTACCGCCGATGTGGAAGCTACTTCAAATACCCATAAGGAATTGGTTCAGTTTCAGTCATCTGATTGGGATTTTATGTTAACCAGAGCGCAGACCAACGGAAAATTGTGTTTTGTTGATGACGGAACCGTAAAAGTTGCCAAGCCTGATTTCAGCGGCGAAGCAGTAGAAACCGTTGTCTTTGGATCATCCGTACACGAATTCGACGGTGAAATTGATGCAAGGGATCAGTTCAGCAAAATTACCGCTAAAACATGGAGCTATACAGACCAGGAATTAACGCAAGTGGAAGCTCAGGATCCGGCCATCAGTCTTAACGGAAATCTTTCTTCCGGTGATCTGGCCAAAGTTTTTGGAATTGAAGACCTGCAGCTGAAACATGGCGGCAATCTTACCCAGGATGAATTACAGCAATGGGGAGACGCTAAAGCCACTTTCCAGCAATTGGCAAAAACCAGGGGAAGAGTAAAATTCCAGGGAATACCATCGGTAAAACCAGGTGTTACATTAACCCTTCAGGGAGTTGGAGACAGGTTTAACGGAAAAATATATGTAACAGGAATCCGTCATGAAATTATTGATGGAAACTGGCTGGTAGATGCTCAGTTCGGACTTTCTCCAACGTGGTTCTCAGAAACCTATGACGTAAGCGAAATGCCCGGTTCAGGAATTATTCCTGCCATAAGCGGACTGCACGTAGGAATCGTTTCACAACTGGAATCTGACCCGGATGGAGAAGACCGGATTTTAGTACAGATTCCTATCATTAATAATGAAGAAGAAGGAATCTGGGCAAGAATAGCCACTCTGGACGCCGGAGAAAACAGAGGGTCTTTCTTCAGACCTGAAATCGGCGATGAGGTTATTATCGGATTTATTAATGATGATCCTAATGATGCCGTAGTTCTCGGAATGCTGAACAGCAGTACAAAACCGGCTCCTATTGTAGCTTCTGATGACAATCATGAAAAAGGATTTGTAACCCGGAGCGAAATGAAAATGATCTTCAATGACGACAAAATTTCCTATACCCTGGAAACCCCGAAAGGCAAAAAGATAATCGTAGACGAAGATGCGGATATCATTAAGATTGAAGACGAACATGCGAATACGTTTATACTTAACAAAGACGGGATCAGCATGGATAGTTCAAAAGATATCAAGATCAAAGCGAAAGGTGACATCAGTATGGAAGGAGTCAATATCAATGTAAAAGCCAGTGCGCAGCTAAAAGCGGAAGGAAGCTCTGGTTCGGAACTTAAATCGGGAGCGGTAACTGTGGTAAAAGGCTCTCAGGTTAAAATCAATTAA
- a CDS encoding CIS tube protein yields the protein MGGALTKLKIDTYKDDTYSNSSKINTDAFEAFINPTSFSMTYKTKHNTDQAEGSSKASLGYIASPPSDLQLEFLFDGTGVTQANPGNKLINTIAEKLGKKDAFIKKAVEQQITDFYNATGKLDGTIHKPYNVVITWGDLHFKGILSEFTIDYKMFTNEGKALRAIGKAKFSESISKELAAKEENKQSPDLTHKRTVQDGDTLPLMTERIYGDSKYYLEVAKANGLVNFRQLKPGSELYFPPIEKRS from the coding sequence ATGGGAGGAGCACTTACAAAATTAAAGATAGACACTTATAAGGATGATACTTATAGTAACAGCAGCAAAATTAACACTGATGCTTTTGAAGCTTTTATCAATCCTACAAGCTTCTCAATGACTTACAAAACCAAACATAACACCGATCAGGCAGAAGGCAGTTCTAAAGCCAGTTTAGGTTATATCGCATCACCTCCTTCAGACTTGCAGCTGGAATTTCTTTTTGATGGTACAGGGGTAACACAGGCAAATCCCGGCAATAAACTAATAAATACAATTGCTGAAAAATTAGGAAAAAAAGATGCTTTTATAAAGAAAGCTGTTGAGCAACAGATAACAGACTTCTATAATGCTACCGGTAAGCTTGACGGAACTATTCACAAGCCCTATAATGTCGTTATCACTTGGGGAGACCTTCACTTTAAAGGAATACTCTCAGAATTTACCATAGACTATAAAATGTTTACCAATGAAGGAAAAGCATTAAGAGCTATAGGAAAAGCAAAATTCAGTGAATCAATCAGCAAAGAACTTGCTGCGAAAGAAGAAAATAAACAGTCTCCGGATCTCACCCACAAAAGAACAGTACAAGATGGAGATACCCTTCCTTTAATGACCGAAAGAATTTACGGAGACTCCAAATACTATCTGGAAGTTGCCAAAGCAAATGGCCTCGTTAATTTCAGGCAATTAAAACCAGGGAGTGAACTCTACTTTCCGCCAATAGAAAAAAGATCATAA
- a CDS encoding DUF5908 family protein, producing the protein MPIEIKELHIKINVDEKTAAKTTATSVDEAKIMRAVSESVEQAVNIQQRKKER; encoded by the coding sequence ATGCCAATAGAAATAAAAGAGCTTCACATTAAAATAAATGTGGACGAGAAAACAGCAGCTAAGACCACTGCTACATCAGTAGATGAGGCAAAGATCATGCGGGCCGTGAGTGAAAGTGTAGAGCAGGCAGTAAACATTCAACAACGTAAAAAAGAAAGATAA
- a CDS encoding phage tail protein produces MALLYPPTSFSFIVNGISTTEGIDSRFQSISGLYTDIQAEEYAEGGENRFIHQLPLRPKYPNLVLKRGLMVSSGLISWCRNAMENFEFEPRNLIVTLSGGLQSTAPLMVWNVVGAYPVRWEVSEFNAEESKLAIETIELKYRYFTIPSSLASLGL; encoded by the coding sequence ATGGCTCTTTTATATCCTCCAACCAGTTTCTCTTTTATTGTTAATGGGATTTCAACAACAGAGGGTATTGACTCCAGATTTCAGTCTATATCTGGTTTATACACAGACATTCAAGCTGAAGAATATGCCGAAGGAGGGGAAAACAGATTTATCCATCAGCTTCCTTTAAGGCCAAAATATCCCAATTTAGTTCTTAAGCGTGGCTTAATGGTAAGTTCCGGATTGATAAGCTGGTGCAGAAATGCGATGGAAAACTTTGAATTTGAACCCAGAAACCTCATCGTTACCCTTTCAGGAGGACTCCAGTCTACAGCACCTTTGATGGTCTGGAATGTAGTGGGAGCTTACCCGGTGAGATGGGAAGTCTCGGAATTCAATGCGGAAGAAAGCAAATTGGCTATTGAAACAATAGAACTGAAATACAGATATTTCACGATACCTTCATCGTTAGCAAGCTTAGGCTTGTAA
- a CDS encoding phage tail protein — protein sequence MSTYPLVKFAFEVDWGGTKLGFTEASGMNLETAVVEYRHGASPDFSKTKMPGLKVFSNITLKRGTFQGDNEFFEWFRSVQLNTVERRSITISLLDENGNPAVTWKVKNAFPVKMLSSDLKADGNEVAIETLEIAHEGLTIENN from the coding sequence ATGAGTACATATCCATTAGTAAAGTTTGCCTTTGAAGTAGATTGGGGCGGAACAAAATTAGGGTTTACTGAAGCATCGGGAATGAATTTAGAAACGGCTGTAGTTGAATACAGACATGGAGCAAGCCCCGATTTCAGTAAAACAAAGATGCCGGGATTGAAAGTGTTCAGTAATATCACTCTAAAAAGAGGGACTTTCCAGGGAGACAATGAATTTTTCGAGTGGTTCCGGTCTGTACAGCTCAATACGGTTGAGAGAAGATCAATTACTATTTCTCTTTTAGATGAGAACGGAAATCCAGCAGTAACCTGGAAGGTTAAAAATGCTTTCCCTGTAAAAATGCTTTCCAGCGATTTGAAAGCAGATGGGAATGAGGTCGCTATCGAAACCCTTGAAATTGCGCACGAAGGATTAACTATTGAAAATAACTAA
- a CDS encoding phage tail sheath family protein, which produces MNYKTPGVYVEEIAKFPPSVAQVETAIPAFIGYTAKGPKNQPTRISSLLEYETLFGKAKNEEFSIVVNAATANTPRTVTATLTPSAFKMYYAMQMYFANGGGPCYIVSVGDLATGFPAAVDFDDMIAGLDTLEKEDEPTLIVLPDAANLSTAYDLFEKALDQAELMKDRFVIMDVLGDSNTAVSDFRSNVTSGPSGERLKYGAAYYPKLETVLTYSYDPAITVGNNTLEHWKTNDTELYNLAKNAMESHRVVLAPSSAMAGVYAKVDSTSGVFKAPANVGLNYVVAPIQKISHEDQEGLNVDPTSGKSINAIRTFTGKGPMVWGARTLDGNSNEWRYISVRRFFNMVEESVKKSTERFVFEANTANTWIRVQTMIENFLNQQWQDGALAGSKPEEAYYVSVGLNKTMSAQDILEGRMNIEIGMAAVRPAEFIVLRFSHKLQEA; this is translated from the coding sequence ATGAATTACAAAACACCAGGAGTCTACGTAGAGGAAATTGCAAAATTCCCGCCGTCTGTAGCACAAGTAGAAACAGCCATCCCGGCGTTCATCGGATATACTGCCAAAGGCCCGAAAAACCAGCCAACAAGAATTTCTTCCCTGCTGGAATATGAAACACTTTTCGGAAAAGCAAAAAATGAAGAATTCTCAATTGTTGTAAACGCTGCAACAGCAAATACACCGAGAACAGTAACTGCTACTTTAACACCAAGTGCTTTCAAAATGTATTATGCCATGCAAATGTATTTCGCCAATGGTGGCGGGCCTTGCTATATTGTTTCAGTAGGAGATTTGGCAACAGGCTTTCCGGCTGCTGTAGATTTTGATGATATGATTGCAGGGCTTGATACGCTGGAAAAAGAAGATGAGCCAACACTTATCGTTTTGCCGGATGCTGCTAATTTAAGCACAGCTTACGATTTATTCGAAAAAGCTTTAGATCAGGCAGAGCTTATGAAAGACAGATTTGTTATTATGGATGTACTTGGAGACTCTAATACTGCAGTTTCTGATTTTAGAAGCAATGTAACATCCGGACCAAGCGGAGAACGTTTAAAATACGGAGCGGCGTATTATCCAAAATTGGAAACGGTTCTTACGTACAGCTATGACCCTGCGATTACTGTAGGAAACAATACCCTGGAGCATTGGAAAACAAATGATACAGAACTGTACAACCTTGCAAAAAATGCTATGGAATCTCATAGGGTAGTATTGGCTCCATCATCAGCAATGGCAGGAGTGTATGCTAAAGTAGACAGTACTTCAGGAGTGTTTAAAGCGCCTGCAAACGTGGGACTGAACTATGTAGTGGCTCCAATCCAAAAAATTTCTCACGAAGATCAGGAAGGTCTTAACGTAGATCCTACATCCGGTAAATCCATCAATGCGATCAGAACCTTTACAGGTAAAGGACCTATGGTTTGGGGAGCAAGAACATTAGACGGCAACAGCAACGAATGGAGATATATCTCAGTACGCCGTTTCTTCAATATGGTGGAAGAATCTGTGAAAAAATCGACCGAGCGTTTCGTTTTTGAAGCCAATACGGCCAATACATGGATTCGCGTACAGACGATGATCGAAAATTTCCTGAACCAGCAGTGGCAGGACGGCGCTTTGGCAGGAAGCAAGCCTGAAGAAGCCTATTATGTAAGCGTAGGCTTAAATAAAACCATGTCTGCACAGGATATTCTGGAAGGAAGAATGAATATTGAGATCGGTATGGCAGCAGTACGTCCTGCAGAATTTATCGTGCTTCGTTTTTCTCACAAGCTGCAGGAAGCATAA
- a CDS encoding phage tail protein, whose protein sequence is MSTYPLVKFAFEVDWGGTKLGFTEASGMNLETAVVEYRHGASPDFSKTKMPGLKVFSNITLKRGTFQGDNEFFEWFRSVQLNTVERRSITISLLDENGNPAVTWKVKNAFPVKMLSSDLKADGNEVAIETLEIAHEGLTIENNEY, encoded by the coding sequence ATGAGTACATATCCATTAGTAAAGTTTGCCTTTGAAGTAGATTGGGGCGGAACAAAATTAGGGTTTACTGAAGCATCGGGAATGAATTTAGAAACGGCTGTAGTTGAATACAGACATGGAGCCAGCCCTGATTTCAGTAAAACAAAGATGCCGGGATTGAAAGTGTTCAGTAATATCACTTTAAAAAGAGGGACTTTCCAGGGAGACAATGAATTTTTCGAGTGGTTCCGGTCTGTACAGCTCAATACGGTTGAGAGAAGATCAATTACTATTTCTCTTTTAGATGAGAACGGAAATCCAGCAGTAACCTGGAAGGTTAAAAATGCTTTCCCTGTAAAAATGCTTTCCAGCGATTTGAAAGCAGATGGGAATGAGGTAGCTATCGAGACCCTTGAAATTGCGCACGAAGGATTAACTATTGAAAATAACGAATATTAA